A window of the Butyricimonas faecalis genome harbors these coding sequences:
- a CDS encoding VOC family protein produces MKTFVAFFEIPAVNMERAVLFYGTVFGEKLEIVEYGEEKMAFISFGNQHPVGCIFSLKGYQPTSNSITISFYTENMDESLALVREAGGKIVTEPCETYEGAKDYFAYFLDSEGNRIGLFTRNFHPGE; encoded by the coding sequence ATGAAAACATTCGTAGCTTTTTTTGAGATTCCTGCTGTCAATATGGAGAGAGCAGTTCTGTTTTATGGGACAGTTTTCGGAGAGAAACTGGAGATTGTCGAATACGGGGAAGAGAAAATGGCTTTTATTTCTTTTGGTAATCAACACCCGGTCGGTTGTATTTTTAGTTTGAAAGGATATCAGCCAACTTCCAATAGTATTACAATCTCATTTTACACGGAAAATATGGATGAATCTTTAGCACTGGTGAGGGAAGCAGGGGGAAAAATCGTCACGGAACCTTGTGAAACTTATGAGGGAGCAAAAGATTATTTTGCTTACTTTCTAGATAGTGAGGGAAACCGGATCGGTTTGTTTACACGAAACTTTCATCCGGGAGAATAG
- a CDS encoding biotin/lipoyl-containing protein, with protein MARKLLIRDLTLRDGQQSSFATRMNQSQVDRVLPFYKDAKFYAMEVWGGAVPDSVMRYLNENPWDRLEKIKAVIGDVSKLTALSRGRNLFGYAPYTDEIIEGFCKNAIESGLGIMRIFDALNDVNNVKSTIKYVKKYGGIADCAVCYTIDPKYPKLSLMDKLKGKKNPAPVFTNEYFLNKAKEMEALGADMITIKDMSGLINPARIAELMPLFKSNLKIPVDFHTHCTPGYGLGAVLSAIVHGVDIVDTNIWNFAGGPAAPAIELIYIFCKKLGIELDVNMEAVAKINKELYTIRKELEAFDAVKQFPDPFNPLTDTLPANIDKFFDNAIAAAKSNNEEALLEACHAIEAYFNFPKPNELVKKAEVPGGMYTNMVAQLKQLNSMDILEDAMKLIPTVRLAAGLPPLVTPTSQIVGAQAVNCALDIKNHKPMYSNVSNQFVALVKGEYGKTPVPVDPAFRLKIAGTREETPYDTSKYQMQENPVLTEFGGVKLAENEKEVLLMELFPAVAKNFLTKQKEARYMATHKGEQAQQTVDVQKEEPITGKVVEAPMPGNIFKILVKPGDVVSKGQNVLVLEAMKMENNITSDYAGKVKRILVQEGKAVTAGAKLIEIEI; from the coding sequence ATGGCACGAAAACTACTAATTAGAGATCTTACACTTAGAGATGGTCAACAATCTTCATTTGCGACTCGAATGAACCAAAGTCAAGTGGACCGCGTATTACCTTTTTACAAGGATGCTAAGTTCTACGCGATGGAAGTATGGGGAGGAGCTGTTCCTGATTCCGTAATGCGTTACTTGAATGAAAATCCATGGGATCGTTTGGAAAAAATCAAAGCCGTTATTGGTGATGTTTCCAAGTTGACCGCCCTTTCCAGAGGTCGTAATTTATTTGGTTACGCTCCTTACACGGATGAAATTATCGAGGGATTCTGTAAAAACGCTATCGAATCTGGTTTAGGAATCATGCGTATTTTCGATGCATTGAACGACGTGAACAACGTGAAATCGACCATCAAATACGTGAAAAAATACGGTGGAATCGCCGATTGTGCAGTTTGTTACACGATCGATCCGAAGTACCCGAAATTAAGTTTGATGGACAAACTGAAAGGGAAAAAGAATCCCGCACCCGTGTTCACAAACGAATATTTCTTGAATAAGGCTAAAGAAATGGAAGCTCTTGGGGCTGACATGATCACGATTAAAGACATGAGTGGTTTGATTAACCCGGCTCGTATTGCCGAATTGATGCCATTATTCAAGAGCAACTTAAAAATTCCTGTAGATTTTCACACCCATTGTACCCCGGGTTACGGACTAGGTGCCGTGCTTTCCGCTATCGTACACGGTGTTGACATCGTTGATACCAATATATGGAATTTCGCGGGTGGTCCTGCCGCTCCGGCTATCGAATTAATCTACATCTTCTGTAAGAAGTTAGGTATCGAATTGGATGTAAACATGGAAGCTGTTGCCAAGATCAACAAAGAGTTGTACACGATTCGCAAAGAATTGGAAGCATTTGATGCCGTTAAACAATTCCCGGATCCATTCAACCCGCTTACCGATACGCTTCCGGCTAACATTGACAAATTCTTCGATAATGCTATCGCTGCAGCGAAGAGCAACAACGAAGAGGCATTGTTGGAAGCTTGTCATGCTATCGAAGCTTATTTCAATTTCCCGAAACCGAATGAACTCGTGAAAAAAGCCGAGGTTCCCGGAGGTATGTATACCAACATGGTAGCCCAATTAAAACAATTGAATTCCATGGATATTCTGGAAGATGCCATGAAACTAATCCCGACGGTTCGTTTGGCAGCCGGTCTTCCTCCCTTGGTAACACCTACCAGCCAAATCGTGGGAGCACAAGCAGTAAACTGCGCCCTTGATATTAAGAATCACAAGCCGATGTATTCTAACGTGTCCAATCAATTCGTAGCTTTGGTAAAAGGTGAATACGGGAAGACCCCGGTTCCCGTGGATCCCGCGTTCCGTTTGAAAATTGCCGGAACTCGTGAAGAAACCCCGTATGACACGTCAAAATATCAAATGCAGGAAAATCCTGTCTTAACAGAATTCGGAGGAGTAAAACTGGCTGAAAACGAGAAAGAAGTTCTCTTGATGGAACTTTTCCCCGCTGTCGCTAAAAACTTCTTAACCAAACAGAAAGAAGCCCGTTACATGGCCACGCATAAAGGGGAACAAGCACAACAGACCGTTGACGTTCAAAAAGAAGAACCGATAACAGGAAAAGTGGTTGAAGCTCCGATGCCGGGTAACATCTTTAAGATTCTCGTTAAACCGGGGGATGTTGTAAGTAAAGGACAGAACGTGCTTGTATTGGAAGCCATGAAAATGGAAAACAACATTACAAGTGATTATGCCGGAAAAGTAAAACGTATCCTGGTTCAAGAAGGAAAAGCCGTTACTGCCGGAGCTAAATTGATCGAGATCGAAATCTGA
- a CDS encoding LytR/AlgR family response regulator transcription factor — translation MNVLTRKIPDYYYEKSNLIRLVLFTAFFDLIFINIYKPFSSLTWYPVSEFKFFLFSSLVILTGLLTVAISRVIMYFYTKKHALNCIEYGIWIVLEIFFLSTFYTVYSCVLRPEREVMETFWEASENTSLILLLPYAILMLYFSWRDKEQKLQMLGEMKGDAGGANVISFRDEKGELRLSIKHSNLLYIESADNYVRIWYLNKGVVTKFMLRNTLKVMEETFEGTNVLRCHRSYMVNFEHVKVIRREKDGVYLEFGVEKVPDIPISKTYSEKVTRWFMCYSSSNE, via the coding sequence ATGAATGTGCTGACCCGAAAAATACCAGATTACTATTACGAGAAATCAAATTTAATACGCTTGGTATTATTCACGGCTTTTTTTGATCTAATCTTTATCAATATCTACAAGCCTTTCAGTTCTTTGACTTGGTATCCGGTATCGGAATTTAAATTTTTCCTTTTTTCGAGTTTGGTAATTCTTACCGGATTACTTACCGTTGCTATCAGTCGTGTAATCATGTATTTTTACACGAAGAAGCATGCTCTCAATTGCATAGAGTACGGGATCTGGATTGTGTTGGAAATCTTTTTTTTATCGACTTTTTACACGGTCTACTCTTGTGTTTTACGACCAGAGAGGGAGGTGATGGAAACTTTTTGGGAGGCTTCAGAAAACACGTCACTAATCCTTTTATTGCCTTACGCTATTTTAATGCTTTATTTCTCTTGGCGGGATAAGGAGCAAAAATTGCAGATGCTTGGAGAGATGAAGGGAGATGCAGGAGGTGCGAATGTTATTTCTTTTCGGGATGAGAAAGGTGAATTGCGCTTATCTATTAAACATTCGAATTTGCTTTATATAGAGTCCGCGGATAATTACGTGCGGATTTGGTATCTAAATAAAGGAGTGGTAACAAAATTCATGTTACGTAATACTCTGAAGGTAATGGAAGAAACATTTGAAGGAACGAATGTATTGAGATGCCATCGTTCCTATATGGTGAATTTCGAGCATGTTAAGGTGATTCGTCGAGAGAAAGATGGAGTTTATTTGGAATTCGGAGTTGAAAAGGTCCCCGATATCCCGATTTCAAAGACTTACAGTGAGAAGGTGACACGCTGGTTCATGTGTTATTCCTCTTCGAATGAGTAA
- the atpA gene encoding F0F1 ATP synthase subunit alpha encodes MLKANEISDILEMQLKEVDTKMAFEEVGTVMEVGDGVAHVFGLDNVQANELLEFENGVRGVAMNLEEDNVGVILMNAGDRVKENYTVKRTGSIASIKVGEGLLGRVVNTLGEPIDGAGPVEGELLQLPLERKAPGVIYRQPVKEPLQTGIKAIDSMVPIGRGQRELIIGDRQTGKTSIAVDTILNQKRNFDNGDPIYCIYVAIGQKASSVAMLVNTLQERGAMQYTIVVAANASDSAAMRYYAPFAGATIGEYFRDSGRHALVVYDDLSKQAVAYREISLILRRPSGREAYPGDIFYLHSRLLERAARMISSDEMAQAMNDLPEALKPMAKGGGSLTALPIIETQAGDVSAYIPTNVISITDGQIFLEAGLFNEGVRPAINVGISVSRVGGNAQVKAMKKIAGTLKIDQAQYRELEAFSKFGGDMDSVTEMVIDKGRKNAQLLIQPQHAPMPVEEEIAVIYCGTQGLLRNVELKHVAEFEKMFLEILRSKYQKEILEPLREGVLDENVSKLLEEVAMEVGQTFN; translated from the coding sequence ATGTTGAAAGCGAATGAAATATCAGATATTTTAGAAATGCAACTCAAGGAGGTCGATACGAAGATGGCTTTCGAAGAGGTGGGAACTGTAATGGAGGTTGGTGACGGGGTGGCCCACGTGTTCGGATTGGATAACGTGCAGGCTAACGAGTTGCTGGAATTTGAGAACGGGGTTCGTGGAGTTGCGATGAACTTGGAGGAAGATAATGTGGGAGTGATTTTGATGAATGCCGGTGATCGGGTGAAGGAAAATTACACGGTAAAACGTACGGGAAGTATTGCTTCCATAAAAGTGGGGGAGGGATTGCTCGGACGGGTGGTCAACACATTGGGAGAGCCTATCGATGGCGCCGGACCTGTTGAAGGAGAATTGCTCCAGTTGCCGTTGGAACGTAAGGCTCCGGGAGTAATCTATCGTCAGCCGGTGAAGGAACCGTTACAGACAGGGATCAAGGCGATCGATTCCATGGTGCCGATCGGACGGGGACAACGCGAGTTGATTATTGGAGACCGTCAGACCGGAAAGACCTCTATTGCCGTGGATACGATCTTGAACCAGAAAAGAAATTTCGATAACGGTGATCCGATTTATTGCATTTACGTGGCTATCGGGCAGAAAGCATCATCAGTAGCCATGTTGGTGAACACGTTGCAGGAGCGAGGTGCGATGCAGTACACGATTGTTGTTGCGGCAAACGCTTCCGATTCGGCTGCCATGCGTTACTATGCCCCCTTTGCGGGAGCGACAATCGGAGAGTATTTTCGGGACAGTGGCCGCCATGCATTAGTTGTGTATGATGATCTTTCCAAACAGGCAGTGGCTTATCGTGAGATTTCTTTGATTTTACGTCGTCCTTCCGGGCGTGAGGCTTATCCGGGAGATATATTCTATTTACATTCTCGTTTGTTGGAACGAGCAGCTCGGATGATATCCAGTGATGAGATGGCTCAGGCGATGAATGACTTGCCGGAGGCCTTGAAACCCATGGCTAAGGGAGGTGGTTCATTAACTGCATTGCCAATTATCGAGACGCAGGCGGGAGACGTGTCAGCGTATATCCCGACAAATGTTATTTCCATTACGGATGGGCAGATTTTCCTGGAGGCCGGATTGTTTAACGAAGGGGTACGTCCCGCCATTAACGTGGGTATTTCGGTATCTCGTGTCGGTGGTAATGCCCAGGTGAAAGCCATGAAGAAGATTGCCGGAACATTAAAGATCGACCAAGCTCAATACCGGGAATTGGAGGCTTTCTCTAAATTTGGAGGAGACATGGATTCTGTGACAGAAATGGTGATCGATAAAGGACGTAAGAATGCTCAATTGTTGATTCAGCCTCAACATGCACCGATGCCCGTGGAGGAGGAGATAGCCGTGATTTATTGCGGCACGCAAGGGCTGTTGCGTAACGTGGAATTGAAGCATGTAGCCGAGTTTGAGAAAATGTTCTTGGAGATATTGCGTTCCAAATACCAGAAAGAGATTTTGGAGCCCTTGCGGGAAGGGGTTTTGGATGAAAATGTATCTAAATTATTAGAAGAGGTGGCCATGGAAGTGGGACAGACCTTTAATTAG
- the atpG gene encoding ATP synthase F1 subunit gamma: MPSTRELKGRINSVHSSQKITGAMKMISSARLRKSENALNHARPYMEQLQNILDHIASEINDYQSPLSQNRPLQRVAIVMFAADEGLCGAFNLLLYKKLLETLKEYDGKVKSPIFVYPVGRKLVNDIKQTKGVEVMPIPDLFEKKQYAEGATTLADELIRSFLKKDVDRVEVIYAHYKSMGTQIISREQLLPWIPRETKALSDKERNKVYIYEPDCEKILETIYPLVIHSTMYRYLLENQTSEQASRILSMQMANDNAIKLLKNLQLEYNKLRQQNITAELMDIVGGSIE; this comes from the coding sequence ATGCCATCAACACGTGAATTGAAAGGAAGGATAAATTCGGTGCATTCATCTCAAAAGATCACCGGAGCCATGAAGATGATCTCTTCTGCCCGGTTAAGGAAATCTGAGAATGCCTTGAATCACGCCCGCCCTTACATGGAACAGTTGCAAAATATACTGGATCACATCGCCAGTGAAATTAATGATTATCAGTCCCCGTTGAGTCAAAATCGTCCGCTTCAACGAGTTGCGATTGTTATGTTTGCTGCAGACGAGGGATTGTGTGGTGCTTTTAACCTACTATTGTACAAGAAATTATTGGAAACATTAAAGGAGTATGATGGTAAGGTTAAATCGCCTATTTTCGTTTATCCCGTGGGAAGAAAACTCGTGAATGATATAAAGCAGACAAAAGGAGTGGAGGTTATGCCGATTCCTGATCTTTTCGAGAAAAAGCAATATGCAGAAGGTGCAACGACATTGGCTGATGAATTAATTCGTAGTTTTTTGAAGAAGGATGTCGATCGGGTAGAAGTGATTTACGCTCATTACAAGAGCATGGGAACACAGATCATCAGTCGGGAGCAGCTGCTTCCGTGGATTCCTCGGGAAACAAAAGCCCTTTCCGATAAAGAGCGGAATAAAGTGTACATTTACGAGCCGGATTGTGAAAAGATATTGGAGACGATCTATCCGTTGGTTATTCATTCCACGATGTACAGGTACCTACTGGAAAATCAGACATCTGAACAAGCTTCTCGTATTTTGTCTATGCAAATGGCAAATGATAACGCTATTAAGTTGTTGAAAAATTTGCAACTGGAATATAACAAGTTGAGACAACAGAATATTACGGCCGAGTTGATGGACATTGTAGGTGGGTCAATCGAGTGA
- a CDS encoding DUF4468 domain-containing protein: MMKNLLLILCFLPMWALAQEEDQSKYMVGAVPEVNGKVVFSQEINAPNLSKDQIFDAILAWANTRFKTDKGNWGMVAYSNKEEGQIACYGNEYIVFADKTFSLDRAKINYRMNFICTPGKCNVEVTNITYLYPEDSRERLAAEEWITDKQAMNKDQTKLINRIAKFRIKTIDLVESLNEGALKSLGVQNAPVTTTTQQVTPVQTVASISATPGDALQGYKRIAPDKIPGNIIKMLSEDWMLITAGDDKQFNPMTASWGGLGYLYNKPVTFCFVSPARYTYDIMDKGDTYTLTFYTETYREALNYCGHNSGKNKDKVKEAGLTPITTPSGSKAFSEAWMIIECRKMISQTINIDGISDPELRKQWAGKAMHKMFIGEILNVWVK; the protein is encoded by the coding sequence ATGATGAAGAATTTATTACTCATTCTTTGCTTTCTTCCCATGTGGGCATTAGCTCAGGAAGAAGATCAAAGCAAATACATGGTTGGAGCCGTACCGGAAGTAAACGGAAAAGTTGTTTTTTCACAGGAAATTAATGCCCCCAACCTTTCTAAGGATCAAATTTTTGATGCCATCCTCGCATGGGCAAACACTCGTTTCAAAACAGATAAAGGGAACTGGGGGATGGTTGCCTATTCGAACAAGGAAGAGGGACAAATTGCCTGCTATGGAAACGAATACATTGTTTTCGCTGATAAAACATTCTCTTTAGACCGGGCAAAAATAAACTACCGGATGAATTTTATTTGCACGCCCGGAAAATGCAACGTGGAAGTTACCAATATCACCTACCTCTACCCGGAAGATAGCCGGGAACGACTGGCAGCCGAAGAATGGATCACGGATAAACAGGCAATGAATAAAGATCAAACCAAACTGATCAACCGGATTGCCAAATTTAGAATCAAAACCATTGATCTCGTAGAAAGTCTAAACGAAGGAGCACTAAAAAGCCTCGGCGTCCAAAATGCCCCCGTAACCACAACGACCCAACAAGTTACTCCCGTGCAAACCGTGGCCTCCATATCTGCCACCCCGGGAGATGCTTTACAAGGATACAAGCGTATCGCTCCTGATAAGATTCCGGGAAATATTATCAAAATGTTGTCCGAGGACTGGATGTTAATCACGGCAGGGGACGATAAACAATTCAATCCAATGACAGCCAGTTGGGGCGGTCTTGGTTACTTGTACAACAAACCGGTGACCTTCTGTTTTGTCAGCCCCGCACGCTATACTTATGACATCATGGATAAAGGAGATACCTACACATTAACTTTCTACACGGAAACTTACCGGGAAGCTTTGAATTACTGCGGACATAATTCCGGTAAGAACAAGGATAAGGTAAAAGAGGCCGGGTTAACCCCGATCACCACTCCTTCCGGTAGCAAGGCGTTCTCAGAAGCGTGGATGATTATCGAGTGCCGCAAAATGATTTCTCAAACCATCAACATTGACGGAATTTCTGACCCGGAACTAAGGAAACAATGGGCCGGTAAAGCCATGCACAAAATGTTTATCGGAGAGATTTTGAATGTATGGGTAAAATAA
- the coaD gene encoding pantetheine-phosphate adenylyltransferase, giving the protein MERIAVFPGSFDPFTIGHEEIVKRGLKMFDKIVIAVGINAVKKEFLDVDTRIAIIRKVFEGVDNVVVMSYSGLTVDFCEQMGANFIIRGLRTAADFEYERAVGQANKAMDSSVETVFLLTSPEHTFISSTIVRDIFMNGGNANKFLPTNVTIEDLCQ; this is encoded by the coding sequence ATGGAGAGAATCGCAGTATTTCCGGGATCCTTTGATCCGTTCACAATCGGACACGAAGAAATCGTGAAACGTGGATTGAAAATGTTTGATAAAATCGTTATTGCCGTGGGGATTAATGCGGTTAAAAAAGAGTTCTTGGATGTAGATACCCGGATTGCCATTATTCGTAAAGTTTTTGAAGGTGTTGATAATGTTGTTGTTATGAGTTATTCCGGTTTGACAGTAGATTTTTGCGAGCAAATGGGAGCGAATTTCATTATTCGCGGTTTACGTACGGCTGCTGATTTTGAGTATGAACGTGCTGTCGGCCAGGCAAACAAAGCGATGGATTCTTCCGTGGAAACCGTATTCCTTTTAACTTCTCCCGAACATACTTTTATCAGTTCCACCATCGTGCGCGATATATTCATGAATGGTGGAAATGCCAATAAATTTTTACCAACGAACGTAACCATAGAGGATTTGTGTCAATAA
- a CDS encoding DUF6051 family protein, producing the protein MDISTRTKQLKAIFSYDKKIILEDQPLEIRPYHFIQDMGIKEIEQFQQLIPTSEFCSIPDNSIQENKNFSYTIFTPKGSRKTNQAILLLHGLNERNWDKYLTWAEYLSSATGKAVILFPIAFHMNRTPCNWYNPRALMSWVARRKQEVKHLDNSTFVNVALSYRLSDTPLRFYISGKESMFNLWQLFREIKNGQHPLFEKESSINIFAYSIGAFLSQILMIANPEHLLDDCKLFLFCGGSIFSQMDGSARDIMDQEAYRRVKDYFLNDFMTKNDGHRMLPVLYEEDFMEKAFKAMIRPEIMKNYRESFFEQIQDRIRIVTLKKDTVMPTQGVIQALGPKCVDTILEELDFPYEYSHQNPFPTNTGATPKMLYQSFTDIFNRVADFL; encoded by the coding sequence ATGGATATCTCAACTAGAACAAAACAATTAAAGGCTATTTTTTCTTATGATAAGAAAATTATCCTGGAAGATCAACCCCTGGAAATTCGTCCGTACCATTTTATCCAAGACATGGGAATTAAAGAAATAGAACAATTTCAGCAACTGATCCCGACAAGCGAATTTTGTTCTATCCCTGACAATAGCATTCAAGAGAATAAAAACTTTTCATATACCATATTCACACCTAAAGGATCACGAAAAACAAACCAAGCCATCCTGTTATTGCACGGGCTGAACGAGCGTAACTGGGACAAATACCTCACTTGGGCTGAATATTTATCCTCAGCCACGGGCAAGGCCGTTATTTTGTTCCCGATAGCTTTCCACATGAACCGCACTCCCTGTAACTGGTATAATCCGAGAGCCCTTATGTCTTGGGTGGCACGACGTAAACAAGAAGTAAAGCACCTGGATAACTCCACGTTTGTCAACGTGGCATTAAGCTATCGTCTATCGGACACCCCTTTACGCTTTTACATATCCGGAAAAGAATCTATGTTCAATCTATGGCAGCTATTCCGAGAAATAAAAAACGGACAGCATCCACTGTTTGAAAAGGAGTCATCCATAAATATTTTCGCATACTCCATCGGCGCCTTTCTGTCACAGATTCTGATGATTGCCAATCCGGAACATTTATTGGATGACTGTAAACTATTCCTCTTCTGCGGAGGTTCCATATTCAGTCAAATGGACGGAAGCGCCCGAGATATTATGGATCAAGAGGCGTATCGAAGAGTTAAAGACTATTTTCTGAATGATTTCATGACAAAAAATGATGGACATCGCATGCTCCCCGTTTTATATGAAGAAGATTTCATGGAAAAAGCATTTAAAGCCATGATACGACCCGAGATTATGAAAAATTACAGGGAATCATTTTTCGAACAAATTCAAGACCGTATACGGATTGTCACGCTCAAAAAGGATACCGTAATGCCAACACAAGGAGTTATTCAAGCTCTAGGTCCTAAATGTGTTGACACCATATTGGAAGAATTGGATTTTCCATACGAATATTCTCATCAAAATCCCTTTCCAACCAACACGGGAGCGACGCCCAAAATGCTTTATCAATCTTTTACAGATATATTCAATAGAGTTGCTGATTTTTTGTAA
- a CDS encoding RNA polymerase sigma factor: MKKGDRRGLELLFNHFYKPLVFYAMNFLAQQEEAEDAVQEVFIKFWEGKRFHAIKNSLRPYLYQSVRNYCLNLLQGKKVVLTESIGSGMDMAENEYLDESEWNTRIDQLYKAIDRLPDRTREIFKRIVLDGKRHKEVAEEFEISVTTVKTLLARALAVLRAELNEKTYSILLLFV; this comes from the coding sequence TTGAAAAAAGGAGATCGACGAGGGTTAGAACTATTGTTCAACCATTTTTATAAACCATTGGTATTTTATGCCATGAATTTTCTTGCGCAACAGGAGGAGGCTGAGGATGCCGTACAAGAAGTTTTTATTAAGTTTTGGGAAGGAAAGCGTTTTCACGCTATAAAAAATAGTCTGCGTCCTTACCTATATCAATCCGTGCGTAATTATTGTTTAAATTTGTTGCAAGGGAAAAAAGTGGTTCTTACAGAGTCCATCGGTTCGGGAATGGATATGGCTGAAAACGAATATTTGGATGAATCGGAATGGAATACCCGTATTGATCAATTATATAAAGCGATAGATCGTTTACCCGATCGGACGCGAGAAATTTTTAAAAGAATCGTGCTGGACGGGAAACGGCATAAAGAAGTTGCAGAAGAATTTGAAATTTCTGTAACCACGGTAAAAACTCTTTTAGCAAGAGCATTAGCGGTTTTACGAGCCGAGTTAAACGAAAAAACATATTCGATTTTGTTACTCTTCGTGTAA
- a CDS encoding helix-turn-helix domain-containing protein encodes MSKYQYRQPCRELSGYVQYYWMLDLEDVSPSCEPHRLTPQGFMEIVFYYRDSYKLILSDGEESHPRATLYGQRTEFIDILPTGRVGLMSVVFTPVGVRDILHLPLNELTNRYVSLEEVLGREGKDIEERMMNHSSFDERVDDLETFLLDRLQRRNEFENNRMRMVMTRLLRRRGMLNVDQLAGYACLSKKQFERVFAANVGLMPKQYLRVIRFLHTVEFRNRMPEADLATLAFHTGYYDAAHLANEIKTLTGYTSSTLFQLMCFSEDAESVEWFLGE; translated from the coding sequence ATGAGTAAATATCAATACAGACAGCCTTGTCGGGAGTTGTCCGGGTATGTCCAATATTATTGGATGCTGGATCTGGAGGATGTGAGTCCATCGTGCGAGCCGCATCGCCTTACACCGCAGGGATTCATGGAAATTGTTTTTTATTATAGGGATTCGTACAAACTTATTCTGTCTGATGGAGAAGAATCTCATCCACGGGCAACACTTTACGGGCAGCGAACCGAATTTATAGATATTTTACCCACGGGTAGGGTGGGATTAATGTCGGTCGTGTTTACTCCTGTGGGAGTACGTGATATTTTGCATTTACCGCTGAACGAGCTGACAAACCGCTATGTTTCTCTGGAAGAGGTGTTGGGAAGAGAGGGAAAGGATATAGAGGAGCGAATGATGAATCATTCTAGTTTTGACGAACGGGTTGATGATTTGGAAACATTTTTGTTAGATCGTTTGCAGCGAAGAAATGAATTTGAGAATAACCGGATGCGGATGGTCATGACTCGTTTATTGCGGCGTCGTGGGATGCTCAATGTGGATCAACTGGCAGGCTATGCTTGTTTGAGCAAAAAGCAATTTGAACGGGTGTTCGCGGCTAACGTAGGATTAATGCCGAAACAGTACTTACGAGTGATTCGTTTTCTACATACCGTGGAGTTTCGAAATCGAATGCCGGAGGCTGATTTGGCAACTTTGGCTTTTCATACCGGGTATTACGATGCCGCTCATCTGGCAAATGAAATTAAGACTTTGACCGGCTATACTTCGTCAACTCTTTTTCAATTGATGTGTTTTTCCGAGGATGCCGAGAGTGTTGAATGGTTTCTAGGTGAATAG
- a CDS encoding F0F1 ATP synthase subunit delta: MDEGLIARRYAKAVFRYAQELNATDAVYEKMKLFEKNYIAHPDLQKALLNPLLSPEDKEMLLSTAIGIEPGEAYIKGIRLLIRNHREMYVRSICLMFQKIYRAANGIIRVKIITAMELSDETMDKIKEFVRRHTDKTIEFVHKVDPSIIGGFILQIGPRQLDASLMKELKEMSLQFGFSDYK; encoded by the coding sequence ATGGACGAAGGATTGATTGCTCGAAGGTATGCAAAAGCCGTATTTCGATACGCGCAGGAGTTAAATGCTACTGATGCAGTGTACGAGAAGATGAAATTATTCGAGAAGAATTATATCGCTCATCCCGACTTGCAGAAAGCTTTGTTAAATCCGTTGTTATCACCCGAGGATAAGGAAATGCTTCTTTCCACGGCTATTGGGATAGAGCCGGGTGAGGCGTACATCAAGGGAATCCGTTTGCTGATAAGAAACCACCGGGAGATGTATGTCAGGTCAATTTGCTTGATGTTTCAGAAGATTTACCGGGCCGCAAACGGGATTATCCGGGTGAAAATCATCACGGCGATGGAGCTGTCGGACGAGACGATGGATAAAATCAAAGAGTTCGTGCGGCGTCATACTGATAAGACAATAGAGTTTGTCCATAAAGTTGATCCCTCGATTATCGGAGGTTTTATATTGCAGATCGGGCCTCGACAGTTGGATGCCTCGCTGATGAAAGAGTTGAAGGAGATGAGTCTCCAGTTTGGATTTTCAGATTATAAATGA